GCGTCTCCCAGTGGCAAAGCCCGCTCAGCGATACGGGCAAAGAACGATGCCCCATAAGGCGCGGTCGCGTCATCAAAGTCAAAATCGGGCTGGTGCAATCCAGCGGTATCCCCGTTTCCAACAAACAAATAGGCACCTGGTGTTTTCTCTAGGAAATAGGCGAAATCTTCGGCCCCCATTTCGCGGATAGCATCATCAATGACTTTTCCCTCTGCAGCGACTTCACGCGCGACATCTACCGCAAATTCTGTTTGCTTGGGCGCGTTCACTGTAGCTGGAAAACCTTCTTCATAGCGCAACTCGGCCTTAACCCCGAATGACGCCGCCTGGCCCGCAACGATCTCGGCCATGCGTTTCTTAACCATCGCTTTCACGTCCTTATCAAACGTACGCACCGTGCCGCCAAGGTATGCGGTTTCAGGGATGATATTATCCGCCGTTCCTGAATGGATCATCGTCACAGACACCACCAAATCGTTCAATGCATAATGGTTACGGCTGACAATCGTCGCCATCGCCTGCCCGATCGACAGCGCGGCCGTAATCGGGTCGCGGGTTTCATGCGGATAAGCCCCATGCCCACCAACACCTTTGATATCAACGTGAAACGTATCCACGGACGCCATGATTGGCCCGGGAGTGGTGTAAAACTGGCCAACAGGTGTGCCGGGCATATTGTGCAACGCGTAGACTTCTTTGATGTCGAACCGCTCAAGCATGCCTTCTTCAACCATCAGCTCGGCACCGCCGCCCGTTTCTTCAGCCGGTTGGAAAATAAGCGCAATTCGCCCCTTAAAATTTCGAGTCTCAGCGAGGTATTTAGCAGCCCCCAGCAACATGGTCGTATGCCCGTCATGCCCACAGGCGTGCATTTTTCCTTCGTTCAAAGACGCCCACTCAGCACCCGTGCTTTCCGTAATCGGCA
This Octadecabacter temperatus DNA region includes the following protein-coding sequences:
- a CDS encoding M20 aminoacylase family protein; translation: MPVINRIAAFADEMTEWRRYLHQHPELGQQCQETAAYVVERLREFGIEEIHEGIAISGVVAIIEGQGDGPTIGLRADMDALPITESTGAEWASLNEGKMHACGHDGHTTMLLGAAKYLAETRNFKGRIALIFQPAEETGGGAELMVEEGMLERFDIKEVYALHNMPGTPVGQFYTTPGPIMASVDTFHVDIKGVGGHGAYPHETRDPITAALSIGQAMATIVSRNHYALNDLVVSVTMIHSGTADNIIPETAYLGGTVRTFDKDVKAMVKKRMAEIVAGQAASFGVKAELRYEEGFPATVNAPKQTEFAVDVAREVAAEGKVIDDAIREMGAEDFAYFLEKTPGAYLFVGNGDTAGLHQPDFDFDDATAPYGASFFARIAERALPLGDA